The Manis javanica isolate MJ-LG chromosome 2, MJ_LKY, whole genome shotgun sequence genome contains a region encoding:
- the LOC108385593 gene encoding LOW QUALITY PROTEIN: probable G-protein coupled receptor 160 (The sequence of the model RefSeq protein was modified relative to this genomic sequence to represent the inferred CDS: deleted 1 base in 1 codon; substituted 1 base at 1 genomic stop codon) translates to MVELQPMTEGLRARTASGVSSSPAQSQKGWEGGGGPAGLPVFPRECTGRGRAVWAGQSPAGRPGTWPDFGGPLGRERQVPGLRPRRRSLAGAQRRDCGVRARSPVPRLTPGGAGKAHPSTLEATSFLYQLHQTNQLLDVTVILFLIILGKILPNILTLGMRRKNNYQNFTEYFCISLAFINLLHXINISIISYLRDFVLLGIRFTKHHICLFTQIISFTFSILHYPVFLIACIDYCLNFSKTTKLPLKCQKLFYFFTVILIWISVLTYFLGDPAIYQSLKAQDFYSYQCPSYISIQSYWMSFSMVMVLFMAFITSWSEVIALVQAVRIASYMNEIILYFPFSSHSSYTTSSKKKTLLLKFIICFFGTWSPFVLLQVIILLLKVQIPVYIELNVLWLSFVNCFLVATMYWFNCQKLDLRETALPGDPFVNWKCCFIPFTIPNFEQIEKLLSIIIC, encoded by the exons ggttgggagggtggggggggcCCTGCTGGCCTCCCAGTCTTCCCTCGGGAATGCACGGGGCGGGGCAGAGCTGTGTGGGCGGGACAGAGCCCTGCAGGCAGGCCAGGCACCTGGCCCGACTTCGGTGGTCCCCTGGGCCGGGAGCGACAGGTGCCTGGGCTGCGTCCTCGCCGTCGTAGTCTAGCTGGTGCCCAGCGCCGGGATTGCGGAGTGAGGGCCAGGAGCCCCGTGCCTCGGCTGACCCCAGGAGGTGCCGGCAAGGCCCACCCCAGCACTCTGGAGGCGACCTCCTTTCTGTATCAGTTACATCAAACAAACCAGCTCCTAGAT GTAACTGTAATATTATTCTTGATTATACTTGGGAAAATATTACCAAATATCTTAACACTaggaatgagaagaaaaaacaactatcaaaattttacagaatatttttgcatttcacTAGCATTCATTAATCTTTTACATTAGATAAACATTTCCATTATATCCTATTTAAGGGATTTTGTACTTTTAGGCATTAGGTTTACTAAACACCACATCTGCCTGTTTactcaaattatttcttttactttcagcATTTTGCATTATCCTGTTTTCCTGATAGCTTGTATAGATTACTGCCTGAATTTCTCTAAAACCACCAAGCTTCCATTGAAgtgtcaaaaattattttatttctttacagtaattttaatttggatttcagtCCTCACTTATTTTTTAGGAGATCCAGCTATCTACCAAAGCCTGAAAGCACAGgatttttattcttatcaatgTCCTTCCTACATTAGCATTCAGAGTTACTGGATGTCATTTTCCATGGTGATGGTTTTATTTATGGCTTTTATAACCTCTTGGTCAGAAGTTATTGCCTTGGTACAGGCTGTTAGGATAGCTTCCTATATGAATGAGATTATcctatattttcccttttcatctCACTCTAGTTATACTACgagctctaaaaaaaaaacactcttgCTCAAGTTCATTATCTGTTTTTTCGGTACATGGTCACCATTTGTACTACTTCAAGTAATTATCCTCTTACTTAAAGTACAGATTCCAGTATATATTGAGTTAAATGTTCTATGGTTGTCCTTTGTTAATTGTTTCCTCGTTGCCACAATGTATTGGTTTAATTGTCAAAAGCTTGACTTAAGAGAGACTGCATTACCTGGGGATCCGTTTGTCAACTGGAAATGCTGcttcattccatttacaattcCTAATTTTGAGCAAATTGAAAAGCTTTTATCAATAATAATTTGTTAA